One Metamycoplasma gateae genomic window, AATTTTACATTGCAATAGCAATTATATCAAAAAAATGCATTTTAAAACTCTATTTTTTTTCTTAAAATTTAATAAAAAAAAAGAGAAATTTTTAAAAAAACTTACTTATATTAATAAGTAACCCAAAGAGAAGGTTCAAGTGCAACACAATGCCTTGGGCTTTTTTTATTATACATTTTATTTTTTTAAAATTAATAAATCAAAAAAAGTAAATAGAAAATATTCATTTTTTCAAATGAAGATAAGCATAATTTTATTATGTTAATTTTTGTTAATAATAATTATTTAATATATTCTAAATAGGTTTGTAATGGTGTCTTCCAATTTAATATTTCCCGCGTCATATTATTTATTTGGTTAACAACTGAGTCAAGTTTTTCTTGAGTTATAGTATTAAAGTTAAAACCTTTTTTGAATTCTCTTCTCAAAATTCCATTTCAATGTTCATTTGAGCCTCTTTGAAAAGATGCATAAGGTTCAGCTCTATAAATCTTTATATTTAATCATCTGGCTAAAATACCTATTTTTTCAAATTCAATACCATTGTCTACTGTTATTGTTTTTACTTCTAATTCATTATCTCTTATAATCTTTTTTAACTCTGAATTAATTATATTTGGTGATTTGCTTTGTATTATTTTTGCAAACCCTATTCTTGTTTTTCTTTCAGTTAAAGTTAAAACATTATTATATCCATTGGCTCTTTTTCCTAAAACTAGATCTGCTTCTCAGTGTCCAAATTCAAGTCTTAAATCTATAGATTTAGGTCTAGTTCATATTGGAAAAACATAATCAGCAGATTTTACAAGCCGTTTTATTACGGATGCTGTTCTTTTACCACCTTTTTTATAATATTGTCTTAATTTATCGTACTTTTTTATAACTCAATTATTAGTGTTTATTCAATTAAAAACCGTTCTTAAAGAAGGACAACAGTGTTTTGTGCTAGTTTTTATAAAATTATATGTTGACTTTATACCAAAAAACTTTTTGTCATATTTTTGTAAAAAAGCGTTAGAAAAATTTTTGAATTTTTGGTTATCCACGAATTTAAAATAATACTTATGTCTTGATCTTTCTCTTGTTTTTAAACTAGCGTGTTTAAATTCATAAGTTCCGAAACTATTTGTATTCCTCTTTATTTCTCTACTTAGGGTCGAAACACTTCGCTCGATTAATCTCGAAATCCTACGAAGAGAATAATTTAACTTTAAATAATTTTCAATAATTATTCTTTCATTATCTGTTAAATGGTTATATTTTTTTATTGTATAATTCATATGAGTTCCGTTCCGTTCCAATGGAACTTTTTCTTTTTTAATTAATATAAAAAATTCAAGTTCCACATCTAAATTTTACTTTAAACGTGTTGCACTTGAATTTTCAATTTAGGTTACTTATATTAATAAGTAAGTAAAAAATTAAAATACTGATGCAATTTTTTTAATAATATCTTTTTTAGTTTCTACAACTTCTTCGGCAGCCATTTTTATAAATGGTTCAGTTTTAGTACCATCTATTAGAATTGTTTCATTTAATGTTGCTCCTAAGAAGTTTCAAACTCCTTCTAAATAAGAAATGTGACTTGCTCATTGATATCATCCAAGCGGAGCTCCTTGGGTTGCAATGATTTGTACCTTCAAATTATTTAATAGTCCAATTGATGAACCTTTGCTTGCATATTTATAAGAAAATGTTTTATTAGCCACAGCAATTCTATCAATAAACGATTTTAATACGGTTGGAACATTAAAATTAATCATTGGTGCCGATATAACTACTTTATTAATATCTTTTAATAATTCAATATATTTATTTGAAAATTCTTCGTTATAAAATACTGAAAAATTATTAGAATTCATTGAATTATTAGACATTTCTAAATCATTTAAATCAAGTTCAATTATTTCATCATTTGAATTATTTTTTTTATATTCATTTAAAAAATATTTTGTTGCAGTAGTTGATACTGATTTTTCTTCCACTATTGGTGAAGAATATAAAACTAATATTTTTGACATTTTAAATCCTTTACATTTGCATTAAAATTGATAAATATAACATTAATATTATATTGATAATAAATAAAAAAACTTGGACTTTACCAAGTTTTTTTAATATGGTGCGGATGAAGGGAATCGGACCCTCGTATTCAGATTGGCAACCTGATGTTCTACCATTGAACTACATCCGCAATGGTGCAAGTGATGGGAATCGAACCCACGTAGTTAGCTTGGAAGGCTAAAGTTCTACCATTAAACTACACTCGCGAATTGCGATATATATTATAAACCAAAAAAATGATTTTTTTAAAAATTAAAAGTATTTTTTAATTAAAAAACAAAATTAAAATAAAATGTCTTTCTTAAGAAAATTTTTCGTTATCGAAGACATTTTATTAAAACTTACTTTTCTACTATAGTATTTAAATTGTTTTTGTTATTTAATCCTTTGTTAATTATTAGTACCATATGAGATATTTGATAGAAGGAAATTAATGTAAATAAAGAAATTAAGATATATAAAAATCCTTCGTATTTATTTAAATATTTTTGATAGATTTTATTAGTTACATTTTTTTCTTTGTCAATTAAAACTTTTCTTCAGTTTTTATAATAGTATTTTAGATTTCATAGAACATAATCTATCGAGTTTATTAACACGCATAAAAATATAAATGATAAAAATAATATAAATGCATTAATTGAAAATAATATGTATAAAATTCTTTTGTTTTTCTTATCTAAATTTGTGCTTTTTTTCTTCAAACAAATAAACAAGACACATAAAACAATTAAAGCTATTATTACTAAAATTAATAAAAAGGTTCTAAATGGTGCAAATCAAAAAATTGCCATTCCATTTTCTGATTCTTCTCCATCAATTTCTACAGAAGTTTCAGCATTATAATCAAAAATTGATGTAGTATATAAAATTGTCAAAATAAATAATGTAATTACTAAGAATGAGTATAGTGACAAAAAGGCTATTCAACTATATTTAGAACTATCACGTTTCATAAAAACCCGCAAACGATTTTCAGGTATCAGAAAAACCTATAATAACCCCAGCTATAAATAAAGCTGTAAAAATAGTTGCCACTATAATAAATATTGTCTGTTTCGTACTCATTATTTAATATACCCCTTTTCTTTAAGTTGTTTTGTCATTTCTATTCCTGTATACTTTT contains:
- a CDS encoding IS30 family transposase, with translation MNYTIKKYNHLTDNERIIIENYLKLNYSLRRISRLIERSVSTLSREIKRNTNSFGTYEFKHASLKTRERSRHKYYFKFVDNQKFKNFSNAFLQKYDKKFFGIKSTYNFIKTSTKHCCPSLRTVFNWINTNNWVIKKYDKLRQYYKKGGKRTASVIKRLVKSADYVFPIWTRPKSIDLRLEFGHWEADLVLGKRANGYNNVLTLTERKTRIGFAKIIQSKSPNIINSELKKIIRDNELEVKTITVDNGIEFEKIGILARWLNIKIYRAEPYASFQRGSNEHWNGILRREFKKGFNFNTITQEKLDSVVNQINNMTREILNWKTPLQTYLEYIK
- a CDS encoding FMN-dependent NADH-azoreductase, with amino-acid sequence MSKILVLYSSPIVEEKSVSTTATKYFLNEYKKNNSNDEIIELDLNDLEMSNNSMNSNNFSVFYNEEFSNKYIELLKDINKVVISAPMINFNVPTVLKSFIDRIAVANKTFSYKYASKGSSIGLLNNLKVQIIATQGAPLGWYQWASHISYLEGVWNFLGATLNETILIDGTKTEPFIKMAAEEVVETKKDIIKKIASVF